A part of Acipenser ruthenus chromosome 12, fAciRut3.2 maternal haplotype, whole genome shotgun sequence genomic DNA contains:
- the LOC117416657 gene encoding neuroserpin: MLLLGILTLLSLQELPVKTDFQDETIAEFSVNLYHQLQSAGNEENIIYSPLSIAVALGMVELGARGSTLKEIRQVMGYGHLKGGDEFLLLKNLTQSLMVDESQYVVKLANSLFLQNGVHFNENFVHMMKKYFRAEIETVDFSQSAAVADRINKWVENQTENKIHDLVSADDFSSVSRLALINAIYFRGNWKNQFRPEHTRTFSFTKDDGNEVQILMMYQQGDFYYGEFSDGTSEAGGVYQVLEMPYEGEEMSMMIVLPRQEVPLATLEPIIKAQLIEEWAGAVKKQKVEVYLPRFKIEQKIDLKESLQDLGVKKMFTKDADLSAMTDGKDLFIGKAVQKAYLEVTEEGAEAAAASGMIALTRTLILYPQVMADHPFFFVVRNRKTGAILFMGRVMNPEVIDANVHDFDAL; encoded by the exons ATGCTTTTACTTGGAATCTTGACGCTACTTTCATTGCAAGAACTGCCTGTGAAAACTGATTTTCAAGATGAAACCATTGCAGAGTTTTCTGTGAACCTGTACCACCAACTGCAGTCTGCAGGAAATGAAGAAAATATTATCTATTCCCCGCTAAGCATTGCGGTGGCTCTGGGAATGGTTGAGCTTGGGGCCCGAGGTTCAACTTTAAAAGAAATAAGACAAGTAATGGGCTATGGCCACTTGAAGGGCG GGGATGAGTTCCTTTTGCTGAAGAATCTCACTCAGTCCTTGATGGTAGACGAAAGTCAGTATGTGGTTAAACTGGCCAACTCGCTCTTTCTACAAAACGGTGTCCACTTTAATGAAAACTTCGTGCACATGATGAAGAAATACTTCCGTGCAGAAATTGAAACTGTGGATTTCAGTCAGTCTGCTGCTGTGGCTGATCGTATAAACAAGTGGGTGGAAAATCAAACGGAGA ACAAAATCCATGATCTTGTATCGGCCGATGACTTCAGCAGCGTCTCTCGGCTGGCCCTTATCAATGCCATCTATTTTCGAGGAAACTGGAAGAACCAGTTCCGCCCAGAGCACACGCGCACTTTCTCCTTCACTAAAGATGATGGGAACGAAGTGCAGATTCTCATGATGTACCAACAGGGAGATTTTTACTATG GTGAGTTCAGCGATGGTACTTCAGAAGCCGGAGGGGTTTATCAAGTGTTGGAGATGCCATATGAAGGAGAGGAGATGAGTATGATGATAGTTCTACCCAGGCAAGAAGTGCCTTTAGCCACACTGGAGCCCATAATTAAAGCCCAACTCATTGAGGAATGGGCAGGTGCTGTGAAAAAGCAAAAGGTGGAGGTGTACTTGCCAAG GTTCAAAATAGAACAGAAGATTGATTTAAAAGAAAGTTTGCAGGATCTTGGTGTAAAGAAAATGTTTACGAAAGATGCAGATCTCTCCGCTATGACtg ACGGAAAGGATCTCTTCATTGGAAAAGCAGTTCAAAAGGCTTATCTCGAAGTAACTGAAGAAGGGGCAGAAGCTGCCGCTGCTTCAG GGATGATTGCACTTACAAGGACATTAATACTGTATCCACAAGTAATGGCAGACCACCCATTCTTCTTCGTCGTAAGAAACAGAAAGACAG gtgccATCCTTTTCATGGGAAGGGTTATGAACCCTGAGGTGATTGATGCAAATGTTCACGACTTTGACGCTCTGTAA